The Tripterygium wilfordii isolate XIE 37 chromosome 17, ASM1340144v1, whole genome shotgun sequence genome has a window encoding:
- the LOC119981696 gene encoding serine/threonine-protein kinase AGC1-7-like has protein sequence MSYLPLEAAFDEPKRMESFAKSKTILTSNPPPYDRKKAEQIAKISTNSGHDSPRQPAYTNKVSKISENVKFNPQFDPKKIDPIAKPVTNSSTNQRPAPSLRTPANSEIPVTSTTMSTGAAVSLLGNTKTGDTKITSSTTNQGQGNGNSSHSDSLESSSAPLKPHTGGDVRWDAINLINSKGNSIGVKNFDLLKRLGYGDIGSVYLVELRGTNTHFAMKVMDKVSLASRNKLLRAQTEREILGLLDHPFLPTLYTYFETEKFYCLVMEFCSGGNLHSLRQKQPNKHFTEEAARFYASEVLLALEYLHMLGIVYRDLKPENVLVRDEGHIMLSDFDLSLRCSVSPTLVKSSSVHVGAGGGSGNGGILDEEYAIHGCMQPSNFFPRILPKRNRKSKSDFGLFVGGSMPELMAEPTNVRSMSFVGTHEYLAPEIIRGEGHGSAVDWWTFGIFLYELLHGTTPFKGQGNRATLFNVVGQALRFPESPQVSFVARDLIRGLLVKEPHKRIAYKRGATEIKQHPFFEGVNWALVRSAMPPHIPEPVDFSQFPRKESSPAEKKMPDLGGAKTNNTPNDPSYIDFEYF, from the exons ATGAGCTACCTCCCATTAGAAGCAGCATTCGATGAACCCAAAAGGATGGAATCATTTGCCAAGAGTAAGACCATCTTAACCTCTAATCCACCACCTTATGACCGCAAAAAGGCAGAGCAAATAGCCAAAATTAGCACCAATTCTGGTCATGATTCGCCTCGTCAACCTGCATATACAAACAAAGTTTCCAAGATTAGTGAGAATGTCAAGTTTAACCCACAATTTGATCCCAAGAAGATAGACCCAATAGCCAAGCCTGTCACAAACTCAAGCACCAATCAGCGCCCGGCACCAAGCTTAAGAACACCTGCAAATTCTGAAATCCCTGTGACTTCAACAACCATGTCAACAGGTGCTGCCGTGTCATTATTAGGAAACACGAAGACAGGTGATACAAAGATCACAAGTTCCACAACCAATCAAGGCCAAGGCAATGGGAATAGCAGTCACAGTGACAGCTTAGAGAGCTCCAGTGCGCCCCTCAAGCCTCACACTGGTGGTGATGTACGATGGGATGccattaatttgattaattccAAAGGCAACTCAATTGGTGTTAAAAATTTCGACCTTCTTAAGCGGCTTGGGTATGGAGACATTGGAAGTGTCTATCTTGTTGAACTCAGAGGTACTAACACACATTTTGCTATGAAAGTCATGGACAAGGTATCTCTTGCCAGTAGAAATAAACTTCTGAGAGCACAGACAGAAAGAGAGATTCTCGGACTTCTTGACCATCCATTCTTGCCCACTCTATATACCTACTTCGAGACTGAAAAGTTCTACTGTTTGGTCATGGAGTTCTGCAGTGGAGGAAATCTTCATTCTCTGCGGCAGAAGCAACCAAACAAACATTTTACTGAGGAAGCTGCAAG GTTTTATGCCTCCGAGGTGTTGCTGGCGCTTGAGTATCTACACATGCTTGGTATTGTGTATAGGGACTTGAAACCAGAAAATGTGCTAGTAAGAGACGAGGGCCATATCATGCTCTCGGACTTCGACTTATCACTTCGATGCTCTGTCAGTCCCACACTGGTGAAATCCTCGTCTGTACATGTAGGCGCCGGTGGAGGTAGTGGTAATGGTGGCATTTTAGATGAAGAGTATGCAATCCATGGGTGTATGCAGCCGTCAAATTTTTTCCCACGAATTTTGCCTAAAAGGAACCGTAAATCCAAATCAGATTTTGGCCTCTTTGTGGGAGGCTCAATGCCAGAATTGATGGCAGAGCCAACAAATGTCCGTTCCATGTCGTTTGTTGGCACACATGAATATCTAGCCCCAGAGATCATTAGGGGAGAAGGTCATGGTAGTGCAGTGGACTGGTGGACCTTTGGCATCTTCTTATATGAGCTGCTGCATGGAACAACTCCTTTCAAGGGCCAAGGCAATCGCGCCACGCTCTTTAACGTAGTAGGCCAGGCATTGAGATTTCCAGAAAGTCCACAAGTAAGTTTTGTCGCTCGCGATCTTATTCGAGGACTTCTAGTCAAAGAACCTCATAAGCGAATTGCATACAAGAGAGGTGCCACAGAAATAAAGCAGCACCCATTCTTTGAGGGGGTAAACTGGGCTCTTGTGAGAAGTGCTATGCCTCCTCACATACCCGAACCTGTAGACTTCTCACAGTTTCCTAGAAAAGAGTCATCCCCAGCTGAGAAGAAGATGCCAGACCTTGGAGGGGCTAAAACTAACAATACCCCTAATGATCCTTCTTATATAGATTTTGAGTACTTCtag